ATCTATCCAAGTCCGGCAGTGACCTTAGATCTGCCACAGACCGAGATTTGTGCTACCCCAGGCTTAACGTTAGATTTAACCGGCACTGGAAAATCTAATTTACCTGCAGCATCAGGGACAGAAGTGTACAGTGGCGAGGGCGTGTCATTGGTGGCCGGCAAGTATGTATTCAATCCGAATGCAGTAACGGGTCCATTGCCAAAAGTGGTAGATATTACCTACACGTATACCTATGCTACAGGAGTAGCAGCCATGCCAGGTTGTCCGGCCAGTGTGACCAAGCAAATAACGGTAAATCCACTGCCACAAATCACGACTCATCCACAGCCGCAATCGATCTGTGACGGGGAAGTGGCCACGCTGTCGGTAACGGCGACAATTGCTGCAGGTAACGTGTTTTATCAATGGTATGAACAGACTGCGGGCAAGCTGGCGGGTCAAACAGGCTCAAGCTTAGCGGTGACTAATGCAGGGGTTTATTACGTGGAAGTAACTAGCGATTACGCTTGTCCGGTGACATCAAACACGGCAGCGGTGATCGTGAATCCACTTGCAGAGGCTCATTTTGCAATCCCTGGTTCATGTTCATCTGTAAGTGGAACTGTATTTGATGCATCAGATAGCAAAGTGGCTCCTCCTGCTTCTATTTTAAGATACATTTGGAACTTTGGTGATGGGTCTCCTGTAGTTACTGTTACAACACCTACAGTTACACATCCTTATAATACGGTTGGTCAATATAATGTTACCTTAACGGTAGAAACCAACCAGACACCTGGTTGTTCAAGCACTACATCGCAGGCTTACACTTTTGTGGGTACTAGTCCGGTTGTTGACTTCAATATAGCCAACAGTGCTATTTGTGACCAGGATTCAGTGCATCTGCAAAGTACTGCAACCGTTGCTGTGGGTAATATTAAAACTTACGACTGGCAGTTCTTTGAAAATGGCAAACGCATAGGGGTTTTGGCTAAAAATCAGCCAGATATTTATGCAACATTCCCTAAAGATTCTGTAGATAGAAACTACGCAGTTAAACTAGTGGTTACTACTGAGGGTGGATGTGTGGATAGTTCAGCGTTAAAACCGTTTACCATTAAAGCATTGCCTAAGATTGTATTAGACATTGTTGACAAAGACGTTTGTTATGCACCTGGTCTGATTTCAATTAATGTTACTCCTTCAACAGGTGGAATATTAACCGGTAACGGAGTTGTAGCAGGAACAAATCAGTTTAATCCAATGGTTGCAGGAATTGGCAAACATGCGATTAGGTTTGTTTATACAGATCCATCTTCGGGATGTTTGAGTTCGATAACTGATACTATTTCAGTATGGGCATTGCCAACTCCAAGTATAACAACCGGAACAAATGCATTATGTAAGGGAGATACTGTTCTGTTAAAAACTCAAAAGGCTTCTTCTTATCAGTGGTACATGGACGGAGCAGCGATTGCAGGAGCTACAGATTCTGTACTTCAAGTATATAACGTAGGTTCTCATAATTATACAGTAGAGGTAACAAACCAATTCGGATGTTCAGCTTCTTCAACGGCAACTTTGGCAACTATTTACTCAAAACCAATTGTTGATTTCGAATTACCTGATGGCTGTTTAACAGATACTACAGTGTTTGTCAATCGCTCTACAAATGCTGATGGTAGTCCAATGAACTACTTCTGGAAATTTGAGGATGATCCTAATAAAACATCAGATATTTATTCAACAGACAAAGATGGAAGACACTTCTATATGTCTACAGGACCTAAGAAGGTTAAATTGGTAGTTACTACAGATAATGGCTGTACAGACAGTTTAACTAAAGTGTTTAATGTTAAAGGTGATACACCTCGAGTAAACTGGTACCTTAAGAACCGATCATCTGTTTGTGCTGGCGATAGCCTGACTTTAAGGGATACCTCAGTAATGCGTTTAGGTGTAAGCTATGACTATAAATGGAGATTCTTTGATGGGCCTACTGAAATCAATTTAAATCAGGAAGCTCGTAATCAGATCACTGTATTTATTCCAGATGTTTATGCTGGCAAAACATTGAGTGCAGAGTTAACCGTCACTCCAACTTATGGCTGTCCTGCATCGTTTACTAATTCGTTTGTTGTCTACAAAAAACCAACTGTAAGCTTTAGTTTGTCGATTGACAGCATGTGTGTGAATGATGCACCACTGCCACTCAATACAGGTACTCCAGTTGGCGGTGTGTACACAATCAAGGGTGGAAAAGGTATTTATAAGAATGTATTCTACCCTGATACTGCAGGTGCGGGAGTTCATGTAATTACATATACTTACACTGATCCGGTAACAAAATGTTTTACTGCAATTAATGATACAATTAGTGTGTTTGTAAATCCACTTGCAGTTGTGAAACTGGTTGGTACGAATAATGTTTGTGAAGGCACTAAAGTGAGATTAAAAGCGGAAGGCATTGGAAGTAAATACGAATGGAGAAGAAATAATGTAGTAATTCCTGGAGCTACTGCAGTAACGTATGATGCTACTACAGCAGGTTACTATCAGGTGCGTATTATCAATAACGCTGGATGTGATGATCTTTCTGATTCAGTTCAGGTGAATATCTGGGCACGTCCGGTAGCACTGTTTGATGTACCTTCGAGCTGTATGATTGATGCAATTCAATTTACAAATACCAGTTCGATTAGTGATGGTACTACTTTGGGATATTTGTGGAACTTTGGTGATGGAGCAGGATCAATTACAACCGTTCAGAATCCACTTTACAGGTTTAAGACCCCTGGATTGAAACATATTACATTGAAAGTGTTCTCTGTTCATGGTTGCGATTCAACTTACTCAATGGATGTAATGATTAGCGGTGAGCCTAAAGCTGAGTTTGTAATTACTTCTCCTCAGCCATATTGTGAGAAAGATGAATTGATCTTCCAAGATAAGTCGACCGTTCCAATTGGAAGTGTTCAGAACTGGCAATGGAAGATTTTCGGTCCATCAGGTAATCAAATTGTGAATAATAAGCCAATGAACGGCCCAACAATGGTGTTCAATCCGCCAATTATACAATCGAATGTTACTTATCAGGTGCGATTGATTGTAAGTACAGGAGCGTCATGTGTTGATTCGATCACTTATGGCTTTACCGTAAAACCAAGTCCTGTAGTTGCCTTTGCGCCGATTGACTCTGTTTGTTTGACGGTTCCATCCGTAGTTCTTAATGGTGGAACTCCACAAGATGGAGTAGGAGGAACTGGAGTGTATAGTGGTTTAGGGGTGAAAAACGGTAGTTTCTATCCGCAAAAAGTAGGTCCAGGTACGCATATTATAACCTATACCTTTACGGCAGCAAACTTCTGTACAGATACAGCACAACAACGAATTGTGGTGAATGAATCTCCTGTAATTGATTGTATGGACTTTGATGTACTTGTTGGAAATAGTGTGAAACTGGATATTAAGTTACTATCGAAAGAAAGTGCTAATTACACTTACAGATGGTCGCCAGCAGTTGGACTAGATAATCCGAATATCTTAACGCCAACGGTGCTTTCTGCGACTAGCGATATGACCTATACATTAACGGTAACAAATGCTGAAGGATGTGAAAGTATCTGTAATGTACATGTAAATGTATTGCCAGATCTTAAAATACCTGATGTAATTACACCAAATGGTGATGGTCAGAACGATACTTGGGATATACCAGGTATTGAGAAGTACCCTGATATTGAAGTTTATGTTTATAACCGTTACGGTGATAGAATTTACTTCTCGAGAGGTTATGTTGACAGATGGGATGGTATGCGTGATGGTAAACCGGTTCCTCCGGCAACTTACTACTACGTAATTAAGCCTAATAAAGATCAGCTTAAACCAAGAGCAGGGGCTGTAACAGTAATCTACTAACCAGGATAAAATCAAATACAAAGGCGATCTGAAAGGATCGCCTTTTTTAATTCTTATAAATATTGAATGAGTTTGGAATGTTTAAGGAGCAAATGCTAATTAGCCAGCAATTTGCTATAAATAGGGTTCAAGTACTTCAGCTAGCGATTCTCCCGATGCAACTAATCGAGTCTGTAAGCCTAATTTTTGGGCCGTTTCAATATGCTGAGGGCTATCATCAATGAATAAAGTTTCCTCAGGCGTGAGTTGATGATTGGATAGTACCTGTTCAAAAATAGTTGCGTGCGGTTTTCTAGAGCCCATTAAATGCGAATAGTAGTCCTTTTCAAAATAGCCCGACATATCATTAATATTCCATTCTCGTTTTAAATAATCTATTATCCAGTTGTAGTGAATTTCATTATTGTTACTTAATAGAAATGTGCGGTATTTGGTTTTGGCCTTTAACAAAAGTTCTAAATTTCCATCATCAATACCTATTAATAACGAGTTCCATGCATCAATAATTTCTTGATAGGTTGCTTCAGGGACGAATTTTTGTACTTCTTTAACGAAATCGTTGACGTTAATTTCTCCTTTATCCAGCTTGTCGAAAAGAGTTGATTGGGTTGTATGGCCAAAAAGTTCATCAATATTGTTTAATCCTAGTTTTTTAAAGGATTGGCTAGTGCGTTCAAAATCAATGGAAAAGATTACGTTGCCGTAATCAAAGATTATATTTTTAATTTTTTTCACTTAAATAAGAGTTAAAATGTTGTGATTTCGGGTGCAATTTTACATATTTGCGGACGATTTGAGAAACAAATCAGGACCCTTAGCTCAGTTGGTTAGAGTAGGAGACTCATAATCTTTTGGTCCGGGGTTCGAGCCCCCGAGGGTCCACTTCCTTAAAAAGCTTAATCTTTAGAGATTAGGCTTTTTTTATGGCCTGAGATGTGGGAATAAAATGGTTCTCAAATGGTAAAAAAAAAATAATATCCTTAATAACGGTTGATTAATAGATGCGAATCTAAAATAGTTTTCAGCAAATACCCGTGCATCCCCTGCGAATTTGTATCAATTTAAATTCTCAAGGGATTTTTTTTGAGGTTTGTATCCAACAAAACAAACTTTATTATGGAACACCCTCTATCAACCTCATAATTTGTACTTTTCTGAATGCATTAATACTCTAAGGCTATGCTTGTAAAAATAAACAAAACTAACTTTTAAAAAGAGGTCCATGTCAAAATCAGTCACATCAACTCGGGGAGCAAAAAGTCTCTTTCCCACTAAATGTGATGACAGGTGATCAAAGCCGATAAATTGGGACTGGTAAATTTTGAAGGAAAAGAAATTGTATCAGCTACCTATGAATACATTGATGATGCCGAAGAGGAACTTTTGCGAGTGAGCACTATATGATTAACCTGAAAGGCGAAATAGTAATTCCGCTAATGTATAAGGACGCCAGAGTTGCAAATGAGGGAACGATCGCTGTAATGATTGAACCTCAAAAAAGTCTCAATCTTAATTGAAAAACAAATAATGACAAGAAAATACTCTTTTTATCAGTTTTTATAGTATTTGTGACATGCAAGGAAAGCCTTCTGCAACTTGGTTTTTACTCCCAATATGGTGGGAAGATTATTTTATTGTTGCTAATCGGGCTCATTCTTTATGGAATTTTTTCAAAAGACAAACCAAAAAAGGTAAATCCAAAAAATATTTAAACACAAAAAAACTTAAACAAAAACGTATGAATCCATTTTTTTTAATTCCAATTGTTGTAGTAATCGCAGGTGTAGTTTTCATGATCATTATGAATAAAAAACTTAAAACTGCAAAAGCTGAAATCAATTTAGACTCAGAAAGAACCAAGTATGAACAATACAAGCAAGAACTCTTAACCCAAGATTTTTCAAAAGTAAAACAATGGATGAAGGGAGGGAATATTGATGCAATTACATCTGCTTCTGTTCCGCAAACCACGAGCAATAAAATTCAAGAATTGGTCACTGACGGATTAAAAAATGTTGCATTATCTACAATTGGTGTAAAGCTTAAAAGAATAGAGACCGATTGTTTTTGGGTTTTGAGTAGAAACGATTTACACTTTTTTAGCACCGATACAGTTGGTAATTTAGATGAACATATTGTGTTTGATAATTTTAGAATTGAAGAAGCCAAACTTCAATATGGCGGTATTTTGAAATCGCAATTGGGTGTTTATTCAAAATCATCCGAAGAATATTTGCCGATAACACATATTATTACGTTCAATATAGATGGAAGTCCTTTGTCTCTCGAAATTCACGATAGATTAAATTATACAGTTGACCCAACGGACATGCTTAATATGAAAAAGCAGTTGGAAACCAGAGCAAAATATCAAATAGTAGGCGAAAAATTTGTAAGTATTCTGCAGAATAAATTCCCCAATTTAAAAACAGCATAATCATAAATGGAATTTTTTTCAAAATTTATAAGTCCTTTCAAAAGCATAAGATTAAACGAAAAAAATGCCTTAACAGGCTATTTATTAGACCATATACTTGTAGGTACAATGTATGCCGAACAACAATCGGCATACTTGAATTCTTATGAAACAGGTTTAAGTAAGGCAAATATTTCAAAATTGGTTAAAACATATTGGGAAATATCCAACCAAGATGAAGCAATTGAAATTCTTCAAAGATTACACGATAGAAATCAAGATGAAAATCTAAATATCGTATATAGAGCTTTTGAAAACCAAGAGAATTATGTTGAAATTTTAAAATCAAATTTACCCGATGAAGAAGATGCGTTTGTATATTATTTAAACCTATTCAGAAAACTTAAAAATGTTGTTCCCGAGTTGAAAGAACTGAATGTAATTACAGATTTTTTTCAATTAAAAAAAATTAAAGATACCGGCTGGAATTATGGTAGAGGCGCGTTTTTAGCACGTTGTTGTTATGAATTGGGCTATCTTTCCCAAAATGAATTAATAGAATATTTAGCAAAATCCCACACTGAA
Above is a window of Solitalea lacus DNA encoding:
- a CDS encoding DUF1266 domain-containing protein, which translates into the protein MEFFSKFISPFKSIRLNEKNALTGYLLDHILVGTMYAEQQSAYLNSYETGLSKANISKLVKTYWEISNQDEAIEILQRLHDRNQDENLNIVYRAFENQENYVEILKSNLPDEEDAFVYYLNLFRKLKNVVPELKELNVITDFFQLKKIKDTGWNYGRGAFLARCCYELGYLSQNELIEYLAKSHTELKKYCSTWKEYTTSYIFGRAIWGGSNNNGMIQIANDLLNNNNSPLRNKTYI
- a CDS encoding HAD family hydrolase, which translates into the protein MKKIKNIIFDYGNVIFSIDFERTSQSFKKLGLNNIDELFGHTTQSTLFDKLDKGEINVNDFVKEVQKFVPEATYQEIIDAWNSLLIGIDDGNLELLLKAKTKYRTFLLSNNNEIHYNWIIDYLKREWNINDMSGYFEKDYYSHLMGSRKPHATIFEQVLSNHQLTPEETLFIDDSPQHIETAQKLGLQTRLVASGESLAEVLEPYL